A genomic stretch from Malus domestica chromosome 15, GDT2T_hap1 includes:
- the LOC103402205 gene encoding DEAD-box ATP-dependent RNA helicase FANCM isoform X3 — protein MAEQVQLRILALSATPGSKQQTVQQVIDNLYISTLQYRNEDDPDVKPYVHNRDVELIQVAMGQAAVEIDNELLEAMHPFASRLCAIGVLPTRDIQNLSPCLLLNSREKFRQAPPDVSQIKPGDIEGFFGTLLTLYHIRKLISSHGIRPAYEMLEEKLKQGSFARYMSRNEDICKAKLIMQQSLSHGAPSPKLSKMLEVLHDHFKTNDPQKSRVIIFSNFRGSVRDIMDALANLGNLVKATQFIGQSSGKTLKGQSQKVQQAVLEKFRAGGYNVIVATSIGEEGLDIMEVDLVICFDANVSPLRMIQRMGRTGRKHDGRVVVLACEGSELKGYHRKKGNSKNMMKHMRNGGINSFNFHSSPRMIPHIFKPEVQFVQFSVEQFIRRGKKVIDDNTVQTPVIAETLTVSETNLIAKYFHPHGLTWKPSLIAFPHFQTYPSRVYKVMHSRRTTMLIDMMQCLQGLTFSRDSNISLVEDEFYAEGIDTTEPHVIDAAEHHDNNRQGFLNPDDSLEKQSERKVLDSELSPNSTLKTKEKHYRLNFPGENLYEHSYLFGSDVVNVDASGKVLITSVPVFRWKDLSHSMFTSESSIKLDSLKQNSYHGRTSDEDHTELTTQGGASGDVKTIQMKSIKYENSLSSRLCKSEIWTEKTFNGAEKILQTTILKGDLLSKGDSVSDTPDVLESKGSLLLTDEDNSILRDGELSPRLTNLMKSGVVPESPINTSGPSNNANECAVPVPVSPAQLHPENSEKVSMENNACGGKVSVSSMDTEIRTPFHNKSNSASIRGCTSASPISGRANTVLADLTNSCGKDWNLISGDKSESIKEARKFRRLHKVGDRWKNRKPESVTNNMGSTKNLARSFSKTGSPHSKHNRGKKNSVDDVRAFIEEEAEVSSEAGMSDDEEDDQDNYSNDSFIDDRINPTAAATQSASGGNDMMAIYRRSLLTQSPMERQPVSSAGYSPDSVAATTRTTETGSSCGKTSFSLQTPQSDGTNQSTRMDSKSLEMNRVRVDIPCTGGASPEYERDVESRKRKLSCHHSRYPAVNLEREFSLESEAAGRDLQRIDANDDMFDDQFFEGLDLDAMEAQATLLLKQKTEAPRPQEQHLVPKLFEPTFDLGI, from the exons ATGGCTGAACAAGTGCAACTGCGAATTTTAGCTTTGAGTGCAACACCGGGAT CAAAGCAGCAGACTGTCCAGCAAGTTATTGATAACTTATATATATCAACACTTCAATATCGCAATGAAGATGACCCTGATGTCAAACCATATGTCCACAACAGGGACGTAGAGTTGATTCAG GTTGCAATGGGTCAAGCTGCTGTTGAGATAGACAATGAGCTCTTGGAAGCAATGCATCCATTTGCATCCAGGCTTTGTGCTATTGGAGTTCTCCCAACTCGAGACATTCAGAAT TTAAGCCCTTGTCTATTACTTAATTCAAGAGAGAAATTTCGTCAAGCACCTCCAGACGTCTCCCAAATTAAGCCTGGAGATATTGAAGGTTTCTTTGGAACACTGCTTACACTTTACCACATTCGTAAACTAATATCAAGCCATGGAATAAGGCCAGCATATGAAATGcttgaagaaaaattaaaacaagG GTCTTTTGCAAGGTATATGAGCAGAAATGAAGATATTTGTAAAGCAAAGCTCATAATGCAGCAAAGTTTGTCACATGGTGCTCCGAGTCCCAAATTGTCCAAAATGTTAGAAGTACTGCATGATCATTTCA AAACAAATGATCCACAGAAATCAAGGGTTataattttctcaaattttcgGGGAAGTGTCAG GGACATAATGGATGCATTAGCAAACCTTGGCAATTTAGTCAAAGCTACCCAGTTTATTGGTCAAAGTTCAG GGAAAACATTAAAAGGCCAGTCACAAAAAGTTCAACAAGCTGTTTTAGAG AAATTTCGTGCTGGTGGATACAATGTCATTGTTGCCACATCTATTGGTGAAGAAGGCCTGGATATTATGGAAGTTGATCTGGTTATATGCTTTGATGCTAACGTATCACCATTGAGAATGATTCAACGCATGGGGAGAACTGGAAGGAAGCATGATGGACGAGTTG TAGTTCTAGCCTGTGAAGGGTCAGAGTTGAAGGGTTACCATCGTAAGAAAGGAAACAGTAAGAATATGATGAAACACATGCGAAATGGGGGAATAAATAGCTTCAATTTCCATTCTAGTCCAAGGATG ATTCCTCATATTTTCAAACCCGAAGTCCAGTTTGTTCAGTTTTCAGTTGAACAATTTATTCGTCGTGGAAAGAAAGTGATTGATGATAACACTGTTCAGACTCCTGTGATCGCAGAAACGTTAACTGTATCTGAGACTAACTTAATTGCCAAGTATTTCCACCCTCATGGACTTACATGGAAACCATCTCTTATTGCCTTTCCTCACTTTCAAACGTATCCGTCAAGAGTATATAAAGTAATGCATTCACGTCGGACAACCATGCTGATTGATATGATGCAATGTTTGCAAGGACTAACCTTTTCCAGGGACAGCAATATCTCTCTTGTTGAG GATGAATTCTATGCAGAGGGAATTGACACTACCGAGCCACATGTCATTGACGCTGCTGAACATCATGACAACAACAGACAAG GTTTTCTGAATCCTGATGATTCTTTAGAGAAACAGTCGGAAAGAAAAGTATTGGATTCTGAATTATCACCTAATAGTACATTGAAAACCAAGGAGAAGCATTACAGACTTAATTTCCCTGGTGAAAATCTTTATGAGCACTCTTACCTCTTTGGTTCAGATGTTGTAAATGTGGATGCTTCTGGAAAGGTCTTAATCACATCTGTTCCTGTATTTCGATGGAAAGACTTGTCACATTCCATGTTCACAAGTGAAAGTAGTATTAAGTTGGATAGCTTGAAGCAAAATTCTTACCATGGAAGGACTTCAGATGAAGACCACACAGAACTAACTACTCAAGGTGGTGCTAGTGGAGATGTTAAAACTATTCAGATGAAAAGCATAAAATATGAGAATTCACTTAGCTCTAGATTGTGCAAGTCTGAAATCTGGACAGAGAAAACATTCAATGGTGCTGAAAAAATTCTTCAAACTACAATTTTGAAGGGAGATTTGTTAAGTAAAGGAGATAGTGTTTCCGACACACCTGATGTTCTGGAAAGCAAGGGATCATTGTTGCTCACAGATGAAGACAATAGTATTTTGAGAGATGGTGAGCTCAGTCCACGGCTTACTAATTTAATGAAAAGTGGAGTTGTTCCAGAGTCTCCTATCAACACTAGTG GACCATCAAATAACGCAAATGAGTGTGCAGTTCCTGTCCCCGTTTCACCTGCCCAATTACATCCTGAAAATAGTGAAAAGGTCAGTATGGAAAACAATGCCTGTGGAGGAAAAGTATCTGTTTCTTCTATGGATACTGAAATCCGAACTCCTTTCCATAACAAGAGTAATAGTGCCAGTATAAGAGGTTGTACCTCCGCATCACCAATTAGTGGAAGAGCCAATACTGTTTTAGCTGACCTTACAAATAGTTGTGGCAAAGATTGGAATTTAATTTCCGGAGACAAGTCGGAAAGTATAAAAGAGGCACGCAAGTTCAGAAGGTTGCACAAAGTTGGGGATCGTTGGAAAAACAGGAAACCAGAAAGCGTGACAAATAATATGGGGTCAACAAAAAACCTTGCCAGATCATTTTCTAAAACTGGTTCCCCCCATTCGAAGCACAATAGAG GTAAAAAGAATTCAGTTGATGATGTAAGGGCCTTCATCGAGGAGGAAGCTGA GGTATCTTCAGAAGCTGGTATGTCTGATGACGAGGAAGATGATCAAGACAACTATTCAAATGATAGTTTCATAGATGACAGAATAAATCCTACAGCTGCGGCTACTCAGTCTGCAAGTGGAGGAAATGATATGATGGCAATATACAG ACGTTCATTGCTCACCCAATCACCCATGGAGAGGCAGCCAGTTAGTTCTGCGGGATATTCACCTGATTCTGTGGCAGCGACAACGAGGACAACTGAAACTGGAAGTTCCTGTGGCAAAACATCGTTCTCTCTCCAAACGCCTCAAAGTGATGGTACAAATCAGTCAACCAGGATGGATTCAAAGTCCTTGGAAATGAACCGGGTAAGGGTAGACATACCTTGTACTGGTGGTGCTTCCCCAGAATACGAGAGAGATGTTGAAAGCCGTAAAAGAAAATTGAGTTGTCATCATTCAAGATATCCTGCAGTCAACTTGGAGCGAGAGTTCTCGCTCGAGTCAGAGGCTGCAGGCAGAGACTTGCAGCGCATTGATGCAAACGATGACATGTTTGACGATCAGTTTTTCGAGGGTCTTGATCTTGACGCAATGGAAGCGCAAGCTACATTGCTTCTTAAACAGAAAACAGAAGCGCCAAGGCCGCAGGAGCAGCATCTGGTTCCCAAGTTGTTCGAGCCCACATTTGATCTTGGTATATAA